In Lysobacter lycopersici, a genomic segment contains:
- a CDS encoding acetylornithine deacetylase, which translates to MLADILRHLEALVSFDTRNPPRRIGTAGIFDYLRAQLPGFRVEVEDHGDGAVSLFAVRGNPRRVFNAHLDTVPSSEAWTADPLKLRVTADRAIGLGACDIKGAAAGLLAAANETNGDAAFLFTTDEEANDARCIAAFLARDHGFSEAIVAEPTRCEAVLAHRGISSVLLRFKGEAGHASGENALVANALHQAMRWGANAMDLVESESRARFGGLTGLRFNIGKVEGGIKANVIAPGAEVRFGFRPLPSHDVDALHARFGACADAGALHRYAETFRGPSLPAGDIAMAEERRLAARDLADELGLSIGNAVDFWTEASLFSQAGLTAFVYGPGDIAQAHAADEWVSLDQLQHYADSIVRILGGNAS; encoded by the coding sequence ATGCTGGCCGATATCCTTCGCCACCTCGAAGCGCTGGTGTCGTTCGACACCCGCAACCCGCCGCGCCGGATCGGCACCGCCGGCATCTTCGACTACCTCCGCGCGCAGCTGCCCGGATTCCGCGTCGAGGTCGAAGACCACGGCGACGGCGCGGTGTCGCTGTTCGCCGTGCGCGGCAATCCACGGCGCGTGTTCAACGCGCACCTCGACACGGTGCCGTCGTCGGAGGCGTGGACCGCGGATCCGCTGAAGCTGCGTGTGACCGCCGATCGCGCCATCGGCCTCGGCGCCTGCGACATCAAGGGTGCGGCGGCAGGACTGCTCGCGGCGGCGAATGAGACGAACGGCGACGCCGCGTTCCTGTTCACCACCGACGAGGAAGCCAACGACGCGCGCTGCATCGCGGCCTTCCTCGCGCGCGACCACGGGTTTTCCGAGGCCATCGTCGCCGAACCGACCCGGTGTGAAGCCGTGCTTGCCCATCGCGGCATCAGTTCGGTGCTGCTCAGGTTCAAGGGCGAGGCCGGGCACGCTTCCGGCGAAAACGCGCTGGTCGCGAACGCGCTGCACCAGGCGATGCGTTGGGGCGCCAATGCGATGGATCTGGTCGAAAGCGAGTCCCGCGCGCGTTTCGGCGGCTTGACTGGCCTGCGTTTCAACATCGGCAAGGTCGAGGGAGGGATCAAGGCGAACGTGATCGCGCCCGGCGCGGAAGTGCGCTTCGGCTTCCGGCCGCTGCCGTCGCACGATGTGGATGCGCTGCATGCGCGTTTCGGCGCCTGCGCCGATGCCGGTGCGCTGCATCGCTACGCGGAAACCTTCCGTGGCCCGTCGTTGCCGGCCGGCGACATCGCGATGGCGGAGGAACGCCGGCTCGCCGCTCGCGACCTCGCCGACGAACTCGGCCTTTCCATCGGCAATGCGGTCGATTTCTGGACCGAGGCCTCGCTGTTCTCGCAGGCCGGCTTGACCGCATTCGTGTACGGCCCCGGCGACATCGCCCAGGCGCATGCCGCGGACGAATGGGTTTCGCTGGATCAACTCCAACATTACGCCGATTCCATCGTCCGAATCCTCGGGGGCAACGCGTCGTGA
- a CDS encoding ABC transporter ATP-binding protein yields MVNLRGIRRRYRIGGQVVNALDGLDLDVPEGQFVAIVGPSGSGKSTLLNILGCLDRPDSGSYRLDDIDVSTFDDELASDFRNRRIGFVFQSFHLLPRLNVLENVLLPRRFLRGSDDGLEAHARELLERMGLSQRLDHRPGQLSGGQMQRVAIARALLMKPALLLADEPTGNLDSKSAADVLDLIADVHGRGQTVVMVTHDSEVAASAQRQVHLRDGKIDRDDVA; encoded by the coding sequence ATGGTCAATTTGCGGGGGATCCGGCGCCGGTATCGCATCGGCGGCCAGGTGGTGAATGCCCTGGATGGGCTTGACCTCGACGTCCCCGAAGGCCAATTCGTGGCGATCGTCGGGCCTTCCGGATCCGGGAAGTCGACATTGCTCAATATCCTCGGTTGCCTGGATCGGCCGGATTCCGGGAGCTATCGGCTCGACGACATCGACGTCTCGACATTCGACGACGAACTCGCGAGCGATTTCCGCAACCGGCGCATCGGTTTCGTGTTCCAGTCCTTCCACCTGCTTCCCAGGCTCAATGTCCTGGAGAACGTGCTGCTGCCGCGGCGCTTCCTGCGCGGCAGCGACGACGGCCTCGAAGCCCATGCGCGCGAACTCCTCGAACGCATGGGGTTGTCGCAACGGCTGGACCACCGTCCCGGCCAACTTTCGGGGGGACAGATGCAGCGCGTCGCCATCGCGCGGGCGCTTCTCATGAAGCCGGCGCTGCTGCTCGCGGACGAACCGACCGGCAACCTCGACTCGAAGAGCGCGGCCGACGTGCTCGACCTCATCGCCGATGTCCATGGGCGGGGACAGACGGTGGTGATGGTGACCCACGACAGCGAAGTGGCCGCGAGCGCCCAACGCCAGGTGCATTTGCGGGATGGAAAGATCGACCGTGACGACGTTGCCTGA
- a CDS encoding HlyD family efflux transporter periplasmic adaptor subunit has translation MDAELALVDASAAEETAAIDAALPRELLQALDYDKYQGEYERTKREHVLARAKLADAVSAIAQRREDGGLEVRKLELQLGYFQAQVDTATVVARRDGTVVHAFQNGPFGGDGGRYEEGSTAFPGTVVGQVVASAGGYGVRAWALEPDRAGLKPGQPVRLEFDALPGQWASGRIKAISGASAAKPEWGDGRYFSVDISLDGGAVRLPMLPGMSVRVDTDTTNRPVPTMRMANKPIMATGEIIAKRTIAILPPQIEGLWQLNITQMAGDGSQVRKGQPIVVFAGGDLMQQLPSKQSELAEKQRIQEKLRLELADKAREAALATAQAIADADKAARKARQPKEYIAGVEYRKLLIDRDRTARKRSLAKQRELVAARDRSAEQRAADAEVDQLKREVARIQASLAQLSIAAPRDGILLHHSSWNGDKIDTGSQVWRGISVADIPDMKTLAVRASLSERDLRRVREGQTVAVVLGGAGRRVAGTISGVGNSVHSKSRAENIPVVDLDIELASLDGLSLKPGQPVRVEIPVATGSRAASK, from the coding sequence GTGGACGCCGAACTGGCGCTGGTCGATGCCAGCGCCGCGGAGGAGACTGCCGCGATCGATGCGGCGCTTCCGCGCGAGCTCCTGCAGGCCCTGGATTACGACAAGTACCAAGGCGAATACGAACGGACGAAGCGCGAGCATGTCCTTGCCAGGGCGAAGCTGGCGGATGCCGTTTCCGCGATCGCGCAGCGCCGCGAGGATGGAGGGCTGGAAGTCAGGAAGCTCGAACTGCAGCTCGGCTATTTCCAGGCGCAAGTCGACACGGCGACCGTCGTCGCGCGCCGCGACGGAACCGTGGTGCATGCCTTCCAGAACGGACCGTTCGGCGGGGATGGCGGTCGTTACGAGGAAGGCTCGACCGCGTTCCCGGGCACGGTGGTGGGACAGGTGGTCGCCTCGGCGGGCGGCTACGGCGTGCGCGCGTGGGCGCTGGAGCCGGACCGCGCCGGCTTGAAGCCCGGTCAGCCGGTCAGGCTGGAATTCGACGCGTTGCCCGGGCAATGGGCATCGGGGCGCATCAAGGCGATCTCGGGCGCATCGGCAGCCAAGCCCGAATGGGGCGATGGCCGGTATTTTTCCGTCGATATCTCGCTCGACGGCGGGGCCGTAAGGCTGCCGATGTTGCCGGGAATGAGCGTGCGCGTGGATACCGACACCACGAATCGACCGGTGCCAACCATGCGCATGGCCAACAAGCCGATCATGGCCACGGGGGAGATCATCGCCAAGAGAACCATCGCCATCCTGCCTCCGCAGATCGAGGGTCTCTGGCAGCTCAATATCACGCAGATGGCCGGCGACGGCAGCCAGGTCAGGAAGGGACAACCCATCGTCGTCTTCGCGGGAGGCGACCTGATGCAGCAGTTGCCCTCCAAGCAGAGCGAACTTGCCGAAAAACAGCGCATCCAGGAAAAGCTCCGCCTTGAACTTGCGGACAAGGCGCGGGAGGCGGCGCTCGCAACCGCGCAGGCCATTGCGGATGCCGACAAGGCCGCACGCAAGGCCCGGCAGCCCAAGGAATACATTGCCGGCGTCGAATACAGGAAGTTGCTGATCGACCGGGACCGCACCGCCAGGAAACGCTCCCTCGCGAAGCAGCGCGAACTGGTCGCTGCCCGGGACCGGAGCGCCGAACAACGCGCGGCCGACGCCGAGGTCGATCAACTCAAGCGCGAGGTTGCGCGCATCCAGGCATCGCTCGCACAACTCAGCATCGCTGCGCCGCGTGACGGCATCCTCCTGCACCATTCGAGTTGGAATGGCGACAAGATCGACACCGGCAGCCAGGTCTGGCGCGGGATTTCGGTGGCCGACATCCCGGACATGAAGACGCTCGCCGTGCGTGCCAGCCTTTCCGAACGCGATCTCCGGCGCGTCCGCGAGGGCCAGACCGTCGCGGTCGTTCTCGGCGGCGCAGGCCGCCGGGTGGCCGGGACCATTTCCGGGGTCGGCAACAGCGTGCACAGCAAATCGCGCGCCGAGAACATCCCGGTCGTCGATCTGGATATCGAATTGGCTAGCCTGGACGGACTCTCGCTCAAGCCCGGGCAGCCCGTTCGCGTGGAAATCCCCGTCGCCACGGGCTCGAGGGCGGCTTCGAAATGA
- a CDS encoding ABC transporter permease, with protein MNFRLIGIEPAWREAIEELWRRKLRTLLTLLGLIFGIGAIVAMQGVGEGSRREALRMVESLGLHNIIVQASSPQNEDALKELRARSVGLTLADARAAQAVLPDAGRFSGEKDLRVQSVFSDYGSADVKASGVSPEYFDLSSLRVARGRALTETDNDTLAAVAVLGHQAAGELFPGTDPIGKLLKVDHVWLRVVGVLADRDLGKDEFQGVSLGSESNHVFVPLASARARFRFQPMEDEIDRFLLHVDDPSRLGGDARLIGELLNQRHGGADDTTLIVPQQLYQQSQKTQRIFSVVMGSIAAVSLLVGGIGIMNIMLANVLERRREIGLLRAVGARRNDIIVRFLREAVVICASGAVIGILFGAALAYSIAAFAGWSVSWAPIPILLSAGLCALIGLAFSVYPARQAAALDPIEAIRGE; from the coding sequence GTGAATTTCCGCCTCATCGGGATCGAACCTGCCTGGCGCGAGGCCATCGAGGAACTGTGGCGCCGCAAGCTGCGGACGCTGCTGACGCTCCTGGGCCTGATCTTCGGCATCGGCGCCATCGTCGCCATGCAGGGCGTGGGCGAAGGCAGCCGGCGTGAAGCCTTGCGCATGGTCGAAAGCCTGGGCTTGCACAACATCATCGTGCAGGCGTCTTCGCCGCAGAACGAAGACGCACTCAAGGAACTGCGTGCCCGAAGCGTTGGATTGACCCTGGCGGACGCACGTGCGGCGCAAGCGGTGCTCCCCGATGCCGGCCGCTTTTCCGGCGAGAAGGACCTGCGCGTGCAATCGGTGTTTTCCGACTACGGGAGCGCGGACGTCAAGGCCAGTGGCGTGAGCCCGGAGTATTTCGACCTCTCCTCGCTGCGCGTCGCCAGGGGCCGGGCGCTGACCGAAACGGACAATGACACCCTCGCCGCGGTCGCCGTACTCGGGCACCAGGCCGCCGGGGAGCTGTTTCCCGGCACCGATCCGATCGGAAAACTGCTCAAGGTCGACCATGTGTGGTTGCGCGTGGTCGGCGTCCTGGCCGACCGCGACCTGGGCAAGGATGAGTTCCAGGGAGTTTCGCTCGGCTCCGAGAGCAACCATGTGTTCGTGCCGCTCGCCAGCGCGCGGGCGCGTTTCAGGTTCCAGCCGATGGAGGACGAGATCGACCGGTTCTTGCTGCATGTCGACGATCCCTCGCGTCTGGGCGGGGATGCGCGTCTCATCGGCGAGCTGCTGAACCAGCGTCACGGCGGCGCCGACGACACCACGTTGATCGTTCCCCAGCAGTTGTACCAGCAGAGCCAGAAGACCCAGCGCATCTTTTCCGTCGTGATGGGGTCGATTGCAGCCGTCAGCCTGTTGGTCGGTGGCATCGGCATCATGAACATCATGCTGGCCAACGTGCTCGAGCGGCGTCGGGAAATCGGCCTGTTGCGCGCGGTTGGCGCGCGCCGGAACGACATCATCGTGCGTTTCTTGCGCGAAGCCGTCGTGATCTGCGCCAGCGGCGCCGTGATCGGCATCCTCTTCGGTGCGGCGCTGGCGTATTCAATCGCGGCATTCGCGGGTTGGAGCGTTTCATGGGCGCCGATCCCCATCCTGCTGTCGGCCGGCCTGTGCGCCCTGATCGGCCTTGCCTTCAGCGTGTATCCGGCGCGACAAGCGGCGGCGCTGGATCCGATCGAGGCGATTCGCGGGGAATGA
- a CDS encoding acetylglutamate kinase, with protein MPVHGAQTRQTIVRLLSSMGSAKEISQYLNRFSQLDAARFAVVKVGGAVLRDDLDALVSSLAFLQDVGLTPIVIHGAGPQLDAELSAAGIVKQAIDGLRVTSPEALAIVRRVFHAQNLKLVEALQASDARATSIVSGVFEADYLDCEKYGLVGEVKRVDLAPIQASLQAGSIPVIASLGETAGGQILNVNADFAANELVQVLQPYKIVFLTGTGGLLDDSGKVIDSINLSTEYEHLVAQPWINGGMKLKLEQIRDLLEGLPQASSVSITRPEELAKELFTHKGSGTLVRRGERVIEAASWNELDLPRLRGLIESAFGRRLVPGYFETTKLHRAYVSEHHRAAVILTREEEGVYLDKFAVLDEAQGEGLGRAVWQVMRESNPVLFWRSRHGNPVNPFYHAESDGCIRQVEWNVFWYGLPGFDAIERCVAHCSRRPATLEDHANAA; from the coding sequence ATGCCCGTCCACGGCGCGCAGACGCGGCAGACCATCGTCCGGTTGCTGTCGAGCATGGGCAGTGCCAAGGAAATCTCGCAGTACCTCAACCGTTTCTCGCAACTCGATGCAGCGCGCTTCGCGGTGGTCAAGGTCGGCGGCGCGGTACTGCGCGACGACCTCGATGCGCTGGTGTCTTCGCTCGCCTTCCTGCAGGACGTGGGGCTGACTCCCATCGTGATCCACGGCGCTGGCCCGCAGCTGGACGCGGAATTGTCCGCGGCCGGAATCGTCAAGCAGGCCATCGACGGCCTGCGCGTGACATCGCCGGAAGCCTTGGCCATCGTGCGCCGGGTGTTCCATGCGCAGAACCTGAAGCTCGTCGAAGCGTTACAGGCCAGCGACGCACGTGCGACCAGCATCGTCTCCGGCGTGTTCGAAGCCGACTATCTTGACTGCGAGAAATACGGACTGGTCGGTGAGGTGAAGCGCGTCGACCTCGCGCCGATCCAGGCCAGCCTGCAGGCCGGTTCGATCCCGGTGATCGCCTCGCTCGGCGAAACCGCCGGCGGGCAGATCCTCAACGTCAATGCCGATTTCGCCGCGAACGAACTGGTGCAGGTGCTGCAGCCGTACAAGATCGTGTTCCTCACCGGCACCGGCGGACTGCTCGACGACAGCGGCAAGGTGATCGATTCGATCAACCTATCGACCGAATACGAACACCTCGTTGCGCAGCCGTGGATCAACGGCGGCATGAAGCTGAAGCTGGAACAGATCCGCGACCTGCTCGAAGGCTTGCCGCAGGCCTCGTCGGTGTCGATCACCCGGCCGGAAGAGCTGGCGAAGGAACTGTTCACGCACAAGGGTTCCGGCACGCTGGTGCGTCGCGGCGAGCGCGTGATCGAGGCCGCATCGTGGAACGAACTCGACCTGCCACGGTTGCGCGGGCTCATCGAATCCGCGTTCGGGCGCAGGCTTGTGCCGGGGTATTTCGAAACGACGAAGCTGCATCGCGCCTATGTCAGCGAACACCATCGCGCCGCGGTGATCCTGACCCGCGAGGAAGAGGGCGTGTACCTCGACAAGTTCGCGGTGCTGGACGAAGCGCAGGGCGAGGGCCTCGGCCGCGCGGTATGGCAGGTGATGCGCGAATCGAACCCGGTGCTGTTCTGGCGTTCGCGCCACGGCAACCCGGTCAATCCGTTCTACCACGCCGAATCCGACGGTTGCATCCGGCAGGTGGAATGGAACGTGTTCTGGTACGGCCTGCCCGGTTTCGACGCGATCGAACGCTGCGTCGCGCATTGTTCCAGGCGGCCCGCGACCCTGGAGGACCACGCCAATGCAGCCTGA
- the argH gene encoding argininosuccinate lyase, with the protein MSDLLWQKPGVAVDARIQSFLAGDDVLLDREFFACDIAASRVHAQGLRRIGMLSGDELSALERELDALAEDFRSGAFVLDERYEDGHSAIEARLVERLGEAGKKLHAGRSRNDQVLVATRLWLKEKIQRVAMLAREVATVALDRAEAEATLPMPGYTHLQRAVVSSAGMWWAGWAEAFIDDARRAIDTRNLIDANPLGTAAGYGVNLPLDREFTTEALGFARMQVSPACAQLSRGKFELAALEALGSAMLDLRRLAWDLSLFASAEFGFIALPAKYTTGSSIMPNKRNPDVIELMRATYASVAAAKAEIEQLLSLPSGYHRDLQVSKGALFHGFGKGLAALALLPDLLRKLDWKPEAMRNALEPSMYAADLAVDLAKQGVPFRDAYKQAADPARWSEGDPRASLAARVSPGAAGDLRLGELRRRLEAIAR; encoded by the coding sequence ATGTCTGACCTGCTTTGGCAAAAACCCGGGGTCGCGGTCGACGCGCGGATCCAGTCCTTCCTCGCCGGCGACGACGTGCTGCTGGATCGCGAGTTCTTCGCGTGCGACATCGCCGCCAGCCGCGTGCATGCGCAGGGCCTCCGGCGCATCGGCATGCTGTCCGGCGACGAGCTTTCCGCGCTGGAACGCGAGCTCGATGCGCTCGCCGAGGATTTCCGCAGCGGCGCCTTCGTGCTGGACGAACGCTACGAGGACGGGCATTCCGCGATCGAGGCGCGGCTGGTCGAACGCCTCGGCGAGGCCGGCAAGAAACTCCATGCCGGGCGCAGCCGCAACGACCAGGTCCTGGTCGCGACGCGTTTGTGGCTGAAGGAAAAAATCCAGCGCGTGGCGATGCTTGCCCGCGAGGTCGCGACGGTCGCGCTGGATCGCGCCGAAGCCGAAGCGACCCTGCCGATGCCGGGCTACACGCACCTGCAGCGCGCGGTGGTGTCCTCGGCCGGCATGTGGTGGGCGGGCTGGGCCGAAGCCTTCATCGACGACGCGCGGCGCGCCATCGACACGCGCAACCTCATCGACGCGAATCCGCTCGGCACCGCCGCCGGCTACGGCGTCAACCTGCCGCTGGATCGCGAGTTCACCACCGAAGCGCTCGGCTTCGCGCGGATGCAGGTCTCGCCGGCCTGCGCGCAACTTTCGCGTGGCAAGTTCGAACTCGCCGCATTGGAAGCGTTGGGCAGCGCCATGCTCGATTTGCGCCGGCTCGCCTGGGACCTGTCGCTGTTCGCCAGCGCGGAATTCGGTTTCATCGCGTTGCCGGCGAAGTACACCACCGGCAGTTCGATCATGCCCAACAAGCGCAATCCCGATGTCATCGAGCTGATGCGCGCGACTTACGCCAGCGTGGCGGCGGCGAAGGCGGAGATAGAACAGCTGCTGTCGCTGCCGTCGGGTTACCACCGCGATCTGCAGGTGTCGAAGGGTGCGCTGTTCCATGGCTTCGGCAAGGGGCTGGCCGCGCTGGCGTTGCTGCCCGACCTGTTGCGCAAGCTGGATTGGAAGCCAGAGGCGATGCGCAATGCACTGGAGCCATCGATGTACGCCGCCGACCTCGCCGTCGACCTCGCGAAGCAGGGCGTGCCGTTCCGCGATGCCTACAAACAGGCCGCCGATCCGGCGCGCTGGAGCGAGGGCGATCCACGGGCCAGCCTCGCTGCGCGGGTGTCGCCCGGTGCCGCGGGCGATTTGCGGCTCGGGGAATTGCGCCGCAGGCTCGAAGCTATCGCCCGTTGA
- a CDS encoding efflux RND transporter periplasmic adaptor subunit has product MTGSRKLASVVLAGMVLALAGCGKADEAGALTERIEPGTLDLSVQAQGELKATKSTPLLIPGPQWTARQLSWTLPDGSRVKAGDLVARFSAVQSEQDLAQALVDLQRNAIARIGKQAELGEQRGQLDVDIAQVASQLAIARRYANAGQIAVSRNTVLDAVQDKQFLETKQGILDWRRGQSNVRGRAELAVLDAQRATYSLNAEQKQSDLQALDLRAPHDGVLVLESDWSGEKPHVGSNLYAGNPLATLPDTASMEVELAIPQVQAQGIRVGNLVELHPSGAPLEKAASKITWIAAAAQTRSRESPVKYLMMKASVPAESVRRYGWIPGQRFDARIVLLHARNAFSVPNLAIDDSGDDTTVEVRSGNDSIVRKVRLGVRGATRSQVLQGLSAGDVVVLDHGARKSALEEDAPDAKADRGDPGDGT; this is encoded by the coding sequence ATGACCGGCTCGCGAAAGCTCGCGTCCGTCGTCCTTGCCGGCATGGTGTTGGCGCTGGCCGGTTGCGGCAAAGCCGACGAGGCCGGCGCATTGACCGAGCGCATTGAACCGGGAACGCTGGACCTGTCGGTACAGGCGCAGGGCGAACTCAAGGCCACCAAATCGACGCCACTGTTGATCCCGGGCCCGCAGTGGACGGCCCGGCAATTGTCATGGACGCTTCCCGACGGCAGCAGGGTCAAGGCAGGCGATCTGGTTGCGCGTTTTTCGGCGGTCCAGAGCGAACAGGATCTCGCCCAGGCGCTGGTGGATCTCCAGCGCAATGCGATCGCACGCATTGGCAAGCAGGCGGAGCTCGGCGAACAGCGCGGACAACTCGACGTCGACATCGCGCAGGTCGCTTCGCAGTTGGCCATCGCGCGTCGCTATGCCAATGCCGGGCAAATCGCGGTCTCGCGGAATACGGTGCTCGATGCCGTGCAGGACAAGCAGTTCCTGGAGACCAAGCAGGGCATCCTCGACTGGCGCCGCGGCCAGTCCAACGTGCGGGGACGGGCGGAACTGGCCGTCCTCGATGCGCAGCGAGCCACGTATTCCCTGAATGCCGAACAGAAGCAGTCGGACCTGCAGGCATTGGACCTGCGTGCACCCCACGACGGCGTATTGGTGCTGGAGTCGGACTGGAGCGGCGAGAAGCCGCACGTCGGCTCCAACCTCTACGCAGGCAATCCCCTCGCGACCCTGCCCGATACCGCATCGATGGAGGTCGAACTCGCGATCCCGCAAGTGCAGGCGCAGGGCATCCGCGTCGGGAACCTGGTCGAATTGCATCCATCGGGCGCCCCACTGGAGAAAGCGGCGTCGAAGATCACGTGGATCGCCGCCGCCGCACAAACGCGAAGCCGGGAAAGTCCCGTCAAGTACCTGATGATGAAAGCCTCGGTTCCCGCGGAATCCGTCCGCCGCTATGGCTGGATCCCGGGCCAGCGATTCGATGCCCGCATCGTGCTGTTGCACGCACGGAACGCCTTCAGCGTTCCCAATCTTGCCATCGACGACAGCGGCGACGACACCACGGTGGAAGTGCGATCCGGCAACGATTCCATCGTGCGCAAGGTGAGGCTCGGGGTACGCGGCGCGACGCGGTCGCAGGTTCTGCAGGGCCTATCGGCCGGCGACGTGGTGGTACTGGACCATGGCGCCCGGAAGTCGGCACTGGAAGAGGACGCCCCGGATGCGAAGGCGGATCGCGGCGATCCGGGAGACGGTACGTGA
- a CDS encoding site-specific integrase, translating to MYREDAEKWARALERELETAGFVDRREAEKNTLRSVLMRYEREVTPGKKSAVIEAIKIQVLLRDSVLPNLKMSAITSAAIAAWRDRRLAEVTGGTVNREIDVLSTVLNHARREWGIHVENPIPYVKRPEKSKARDRRLDPDEETYLMVALEETPRRKDGTLASGARNPWLAPLIKLALETAMRRGELLALEWQHVDLKRRTAHLPDTKNGDPRTVPLSTRATEILMIMPRTLSGRVFPISAVAVQLGFGRAIKRAKAKYLQDCKEAGRKPKMKFLDDLHFHDLRHEAASRLADKLSNVLELSAVTGHRDVRMLKRYYHPRAEDLAKKLG from the coding sequence ATGTACCGCGAAGATGCTGAGAAGTGGGCGAGGGCACTCGAGCGGGAACTGGAGACGGCGGGATTCGTCGATCGCCGAGAAGCAGAAAAAAATACGCTCCGATCCGTCCTCATGCGCTATGAGCGAGAAGTCACGCCTGGGAAGAAGAGCGCGGTAATAGAAGCGATAAAAATTCAGGTGCTGCTACGGGATTCTGTGCTGCCGAACCTCAAGATGTCGGCCATCACCAGTGCTGCGATTGCGGCATGGCGAGATCGCAGGCTGGCAGAGGTCACGGGGGGTACCGTGAATCGGGAGATCGACGTGTTGTCCACTGTGCTCAACCATGCCCGAAGGGAATGGGGCATCCATGTTGAGAACCCAATTCCTTACGTCAAACGCCCCGAAAAGTCCAAGGCACGCGATCGAAGGCTTGACCCCGATGAGGAAACCTACCTCATGGTCGCGCTTGAAGAGACGCCTAGGAGAAAAGATGGGACACTTGCTTCAGGAGCACGTAATCCCTGGCTCGCTCCCCTGATTAAACTTGCATTGGAAACTGCAATGCGCCGCGGTGAGCTTTTGGCGCTGGAATGGCAGCACGTGGATCTGAAGCGTCGGACCGCCCATCTCCCAGATACCAAGAACGGGGATCCGAGGACCGTGCCGTTGTCCACTAGGGCAACCGAGATATTGATGATTATGCCTCGCACTCTCTCAGGGCGCGTGTTCCCAATAAGCGCTGTAGCGGTGCAGCTTGGTTTCGGGCGTGCAATAAAACGCGCCAAGGCGAAGTACTTGCAGGACTGCAAGGAAGCGGGACGGAAACCTAAAATGAAATTTCTTGACGACTTGCATTTTCATGACTTGCGCCATGAGGCAGCTTCACGCTTAGCCGACAAGTTATCTAACGTGCTTGAGTTGTCCGCGGTTACGGGGCATCGGGATGTGCGGATGCTCAAGCGATACTACCACCCGCGAGCCGAGGACTTGGCTAAAAAACTTGGATAA
- the argC gene encoding N-acetyl-gamma-glutamyl-phosphate reductase translates to MQPDPIRLGIVGARGHVGAELIRLVAGHPRFELAFVSSRELAEQRVSDHNPAHRGELRYASPAHEELPALGADAVVLALPNDKAAGIVRAFDDANVDPVMIDLSADHRFDPEWHYGLPELTRAKYVGQRRISNPGCYATAMQLAIAPMLDALEGPVQCFGVSGYSGAGTTPSDRNDPDKLRDNLIPYALAGHVHEREASARLGHVVEFMPHVAPHFRGLAITANLHLREPMAPGVVRARYLDRYVDEPLVDIVDDAPWVSRIAGRHHIDIGGFTLSDDGKRLVVVATEDNLLKGAATQALQNLNLAFGLDEFAGIPDV, encoded by the coding sequence ATGCAGCCTGACCCGATCCGGCTCGGCATCGTCGGCGCGCGCGGCCATGTCGGCGCCGAACTGATCCGGCTCGTCGCCGGACATCCACGTTTCGAACTGGCGTTCGTGTCCTCGCGCGAACTCGCCGAGCAGCGCGTGTCCGACCACAATCCGGCGCATCGCGGCGAACTGCGCTATGCGTCGCCCGCGCACGAAGAACTGCCGGCGCTGGGCGCCGACGCGGTGGTGCTGGCATTGCCGAACGACAAGGCCGCCGGCATCGTGCGCGCGTTCGACGACGCGAACGTCGATCCCGTCATGATCGACCTGTCCGCGGACCATCGCTTCGATCCGGAGTGGCATTACGGCCTGCCGGAACTGACCCGCGCGAAATACGTCGGACAACGCCGGATCAGCAATCCCGGCTGCTACGCCACCGCGATGCAGCTCGCCATCGCGCCGATGCTCGACGCGCTCGAAGGCCCGGTGCAGTGCTTCGGAGTTTCGGGATATTCCGGCGCGGGCACCACGCCTTCGGACAGGAACGACCCGGACAAGTTGCGCGACAACCTCATCCCGTACGCACTCGCCGGCCACGTGCACGAGCGCGAGGCCTCGGCGCGGCTCGGCCACGTGGTCGAATTCATGCCGCACGTCGCGCCGCATTTCCGCGGCCTGGCCATCACCGCCAATCTGCACCTGCGCGAGCCGATGGCGCCCGGCGTGGTGCGCGCGCGCTACCTCGACCGCTACGTCGACGAGCCACTGGTCGACATCGTCGACGATGCGCCCTGGGTGAGCCGCATCGCCGGTCGCCACCACATCGACATCGGCGGGTTTACCCTGTCCGACGACGGCAAGCGCCTCGTGGTGGTCGCGACCGAGGACAACCTGCTCAAGGGCGCGGCGACGCAGGCATTGCAGAACCTCAACCTGGCGTTCGGCCTGGACGAATTCGCGGGGATTCCCGATGTCTGA